One Leopardus geoffroyi isolate Oge1 chromosome E1, O.geoffroyi_Oge1_pat1.0, whole genome shotgun sequence genomic window, CAGGTCTAAATCCCTTGTTCTTGGCTAGTGAGGGAGGGCACAGATCACTTGTAAGAAGAAAGGATTATGTAGTTCCCATTTTGGTTGTGGGGCCAGGCTACTTAATCCTCAGGTTGAAAACTGGTTCAGATTAGAATCCAACTATTGAAGAACCAGGAGCGTTTTCTCAGAAATGGAGATAGTCACATCAATATTACAGTTTTTGtgctggattttgtttgtttaaaatgattCCTCTCATACCTTTATTTCCTCTCCCTGTTATTCCAGGTGTAAAATACGAGAAAGTTATTTCAAGTGGTGTGGCCACCAAAGAAAAGATTCAGCCTGACACAAAAATAACCTAGAGGGGGAATCTAACATATCGAGTGCAATGAATGAGGGTAATATACAACTTTCTGAAAAAAAGAGTTCTGGCATTTTGATagaattattttggtttttgtggaAGAAAGTactgtgcgtgtgtctgtgtgtaaaaTGACAAATTCTGTCGGATGTGAATCTGACTTTCCTGGAATTAGAATGCCTGTTCATGGTAGGATAATACCCTTTTGTTAATTGTTACTCTTGTGAAGAATAGAGATGATCATGTATTTTACGATGAGGGAAAGGAACCGTTTCAAAGACGGTTAGTTTGGACCCAAGACCGTTTGACTTTAAGACCCCTGCACTTTTCTCTCTACCATGGTGCCCGGCAGGTTAACTCTTAACATTCACTTCACCATTCACTTCAGCCCATTCTGAAGACTAAGATGTTTATAACgtggatatcttttttttaccttattttgttttatttgtttgttttagaaagccGTGTGGAGGTTATGGATGATAAGCCCGGTCCTGGACCACTGAGTGAGACTTCagaatttctcttctcctttggaGTTATAGCAGATATTCAGTATGCTGACTTAGAAGATGGCTATAATTTCCAAGGAAACAGACGGCGATACTACAGACACAGTCTGCTCCACTTACAAGGTGCTATCGAGCACTGGAATACAGAAGGCAGCCCGCCCCGCTGTGTACTTCAGCTTGGAGACATCATTGACGGATATAACGCGCAGTATAAAGCCTCTGAAAAGTCGCTGGAACTTGTTATGAACACATTCCAGATGCTTAAAGTTCCCGTTCATCATACATGGGGGAACCATGAGTTCTATAACTTCAGCAGAAACTACTTAACAAATTCTAAACTTAACACAAAGTTTCTGGAAGACCAGATTGTGCACCATCCCGAGACCGTGCCTTCAGAGAACTACTATGCTTATCATTTTGTACCGTTCCCTCAATTCCGGTTCATTTTACTGGATGCTTACGACTTGAGCGTCTTGGGCGTGGATCAGTCCTCTGCAAAATACCAGCAGTGTCTGAAGATACTGAAGGGTCACAATCCAAACTCGGAATTGAATAGTCCTCAAGGTGAATTATTCCTTTGAGCTGAGAATCTAATACATTGTCTTTAAATTCTTCAGCCACCTTTTATTCAGCAGGAAGATGGATGGTTAAGGTAAAAGTATATCGTCGCCGTCGTTCAGGGTCAGGATTTCTCACGAGCCCCATGGCACGTGCATTGGTTGCAGTTGGTCAAAGATGCGTTTCACGGATGTCTGAATGTCTCTTCTGGGCCAGGCCCTTTTTCTAGGGCTAGCTAGTCAGAGCCATAAGCCATGCTGACAGCATCCCCTTTCTTTTTAGTGGATTGAGTGGAGGAAACGAGAGACACGGTGGGCGGGACCgggaataaatgaaacaaatgaaattactTCCACGGTGATAAATCCTACCGAGAAAATCACATAGGGTGTTAAAGGATCGCGTACTGTTTTAGCTTCAGTGGTCAGAGGAGGTGGCCTCTCCAGAGAGAAAAACATGGAAGCGGAAGCCTGGATGGTCGGAAGGAGTCGTCCTTGGGAAGCACGGGGCGGGCAGAGTGTTGGGGACGGAGTGGGGGACAGATGGGAAGGTGCCCGGCAGAGGGAGCCTTGGGCATCAGGACACAGGAAGAGGCCAGTGAGGGAAGCAGAGGCGCATGTGCAGCGCGCCTCATCCGTACTTTGCCCTGTGCCTCGTGGCTCCCCGTTTTGAGTCAGCCGCTGCCCAGCATTCCTCAGGAAAGGTGCAAGTGTCCCCACGTTAGCCGAGTTCGAGTGCCCAAATGAGGGGAAAACTGGCCGTTGATGGGTCTAACGTACCTCATTCATTTCAGGACTGTCTGAGCCCCAGTTTGTCCAGTTCAATGGAGGATTCAGCCAAGAGCAGCTGAACTGGTTGAACGAAGTCCTCACCTTCTCGGACACAAACCAGGAAAAGGTGGTGATTGTGAGTAAGTATTTCAGTTGCTCGGTTGCACCAGCGTCGTGGAGGACGGGAGAGTTAGGTCGGAAGTGCACTGCTAGTATTTCGGTTGTGATGTCCTCTTGCTGTGAAATGAATGTGAAATGAATGCTTccatccccccccgccccgagaaCCTGAGTATAAGATCGACGTTTACAGCCGAGCCAGGAAAGAACTGCAAAATAGCAAAAACATGTTGCCACATGTTAGTGCCTGGGAGTCGGCCTTTTAGGTTTCAAAGTAGAATTTCAGCACAGGGGATCAGTTTACGTGGCACAGCTGGCTCTTGAACGACGCAGGGGATGGGGTGCCGCCCCCTGCACAGTCGAAAATCCACGTGTAACTTGTGACTCCCTAGAAGCTCAAACTACACGTGGCCTCCTGTTGGCTGGGAGCCTTACGGGTAACGTAAACTGTTGGTGGACACATATTTTGTCTGTTACGTGCATTCTGcactgcattcttacaataagTGAGCTAGtggaaagaaaatgtcattaagggaatcataaggaagagaaggtACGTTCACAGTCCtgtaaaaatctgtgtataagtggacccgcACAGTTCAAACCTTTGTTGATGGTCAGCTGTAACATCTGAGTGCGAAATTCGgtctgggacccccccccccccaccccagacctcagCCGGCCAGGCACTGTGGCCGCTGGATAGAGGCATCGGCTGTCGAGTGTTGGGGTGTCAGGTGTCACAGACGCACCTGGCGGTGAGCACTTCACATCTGGAGCTGCGTCTGCCGCGTCATTGCAAGGAGATAAGATTTACGGGGCTTCTGCTTAGAGTCATCTACAGAACTGCTGTCGTCGTAGGTTGTAGGAACCTGAGGTGCgggtgtgcgcacacacacagaactgaATTTGGACTTGGCGCATGGCTGGTGTCCTTGGTCTGGGGTCTGAGTTTCGATCCTTGCCGTAGAGTTGATGCGGCGCAGTGGCTGAGAAGACCGTGCTCGGGGTCCCAGGGATGGGGCGCCGTTCCGTGCACGGGTGTTTGCGTGAGCTGTGTGACTGGGTAAACGTGGAACCTTCAGACCGATTCTCTGAGTGTCGTATCACATGGAATCATGGACACGAAAACCCCTCGAAAACGACGGGCTATTCTGACAGCTGGCGATAGAAACGCGTATGTCTCTAAGTGTGGTTTTCACTTGGTGATCCTGCACCGTGGGAAAACACGTAGACGGAGCAGGGGTGTTGGGGCTACCGTTAGACCAAGTGTCCTTCCAGGCTGGGAGGACACAAGGTGCCCCGGGGTCATTGGTGCGACGCGACACTCCCTGACTCCTCCGTAGCTGGCCTCATTGTTGACTTGTCTCTGTTCAGCTTCCCGCTGCCAGGCCGGCCCTGTCACTTCCGAGGACACTGGCGCGGAAAGGGACCTACGGGTCGTGCCGGCAAACCTGCCAGTGTCAAAGatcaggaaacaaagaaatgaagcaaCGTGGTTCTTTCGGTAGCGTGTGGTTTCGGCAGGGACTAGAGCCCACCCCAGCCTCCTTTCCCCCTTGTCTTTTTACTTCAGGGCACCTGTCTCCGTTAGCTGTCTCTTAGGTTTCTGCCTGTTGCTGTAAGCTGAGAAACCGGATGAACGGACCTTTAACAACTGCGTGCGTCAGGTTCTCTATGGCAAAGTTTAAAGTGGCTGATAGCCCTTGGCTTTCGTTTTTCTGTGCTCCTTCGCTTTGATTTTGGGTACCCACAGGCCATTTGGCCTGCGTCTTGGAAGGCTGGCACGGCTGGTGGCCGAGATCTGGTGGGGACACCGCAGCAGGACGGGGTTCTGGGCGGAGGATTCAGCAGCTGGGGTTTGGAAATGTGAAGTTTCAGAGGCCGCTAGACTCACTGGAGATGCTGAGGAAGCAGTTTGGGTGTTTGAGTGTGAAATTCACGGTGGGGAGTCCGGGCGGGATGTAAGCACGAGGGACTTGGAAGAGTGCCCGTGACGGTCGGAACTGTGGATTCCTGGATCGCCAAGGCATCAGGCGCGAGTGGAGAAGGGACCCAGGGACCGAGTGTTCAGGCGCTCCCAGGAAGAAGCGGGGAGTGAGAATTCGTGGAAACGTCCGTggagcagggaggaagaagaggaggactGGTGAGGTTCTGGCAGCCTGGGGCCTCAGGGATGGGGAGACGGTCCCTGGGTCACGTGTTTCCAGGTCTCTCGATCTGGAAAGTCACCCGGCCTCTCTGGACCCTGAGCCCTTAGCACGGCCTCAGGAGTGGGCATGTGTCGTGCGTGGGCACACTCGTAAATTCTTTGGACGCCTTTGGCTCTGTCTTTAGGGAGCTATTAATCCTCCATAGTACAaactaaacagaaacaaaacagaacaaaaattcagaataaatgtcagaataaaaataacactttacgggaacagaaaaggaaagtgacTTAAGGGGAGGAACCAAAGCCAAGTGAGCTGTTGTGCCCACGCCGCAGACTGACAGACGGGGTGGCCTCACGTGTGTTCAGGAATTCGAGATTCTCCTGGCTCTCCCTGCATGCACCTCCTGTGGGACCTAGGATAAATAGTCCCTGCTTTACCTCACTTTCCACATCCGTTAAATGGCTCCGACTGCCTTGATCTCATGGAGGTCTTTACAATGGCGTGCATTCATTTTAACGCCCTGAGTGTCTGTGTAAGTGACATGTGACCCGTTGACCCATCCCTGAACTGTTGTCACATTTAGGAGTACCTCTTTCTGCGTCTCTGCCGTTCGTGTCTAAGGAAATTGGCGAGACAGATTCCAGCACAGCATCCGCCTGACTTCTGCGGACGCCCTCAGGGTTTCTCCGTGTCTGTGCGTCTTCAGACGCTCTGGGCGTAGGGAGCTCAGGGGCTCGGCCTCTCCCCGTGTACGCGgactgtctccctgtgtctccgcTGCACACATGTGGCTGCAGATTAGCCAGCTCTTCGTGTATGTGGATTTTCTCTGGTCTTAGTCCGTCTGGAAGAAGTAgcaacatgctttttttttttttttccttccccgtGAGTACTAGCTTTTAGCCATTTCTTTTGATGAAAGAGACATTTCCTAATCGGCTCATAACTCTTCTTCTCTTTAACTAACAGGCCATCTTCCCATTTACCCAGAGGCCTCTGACAGTGTGTGCCTGGCCTGGAATTACAGAGACGCGCTGGCCGTCATTTGGTCCCACAGGTGTGTCGTGTGTTTCTTCGCCGGTCACACTCACGATGGTGGCTACTCCGAGGATCCTTTTGGTGTGCACCACGTCAACCTAGAAGGGGTTATAGAGACGGCGCCGGACAGCCAGGCTTTTGGCACCGTTTATGTCTACCCTGACAAGATGATGTtgaaagggaggggcagggttCCGGACAGGATCATGAATTATAAGAGGGAGAACGCCTTCCGGTGTTAGTCTGGCTCACTGCGTTTCACGTCGTTTgcctttggagagagagagcacggctgagctttgtgtttttgttcatctcccccccccccccccccccccccggccccgaaCCCTCGGGCTCCTTGCTTAGTATTCTCTTTGCACGACAAAACGGATCTGTGGCCTCGGTGTGCGTCAGCTCACGAGATATTCTGAAGTGTCGTTTTTGGATAACAGATCCGGTGCTGAGAACTGGACACAGAATGAATGCAGGTGGCGTGAATAAACCAGGGCAGAGACTGAGGGGGGGTGGTCGAGTCCTCAAGACAGACTTCATTTAGCCtgatctggaatttttttttttttttttttttttttttttttttaccaaggagGATATATTCATGTATTAACCATGTAACTTAACGTtcgtaataataaaataagctcAGGTCAACTCTTTCTGTGTATCCTGCTGTGTGAATGAGCTTCggacttttttttctcagaataccCAacatatttgtacatttattGGCTTGTATTCCTGTCCTATAAACAAAGTAAGTTGTCTCACGGGTGAATGTGTGGTCCCTTCCACGCGAGGCCGTGAGAAAGGCCTCTGGAGAAGTCACGCGGTCCCCTCGTGATTCTGAGTAAAGCGGGATCAAGGGCTGGCACAGCCGTGTACCTGCTGGCGTGGCCCCTCTGGGCAGCAGCTAGTGCTGTGTGAGACTGCAGGGGGGAATGAGTTGACTCTCCGCTCCCCGTCTAGACGAATGGGGCACGTTGACTCGGCTGTCCCACGCGCTAAGATTTCTTTGCGGAAACATTTACTAGATGGCGAACGGGACCGTTGAAGCTTGGAGCAGGTTTGAGTCAGGGCCTAAAGAAACACCAAGCGAGAAGACACCGATACTAGTCAGCCTGAGTGTACCTGCCGAGCGCCTGGGCTCCGGGGGCGAGGGGTGTGTTCGTGTTCTGTGGCTGCTGCGGCAAATTACCCCCACGTTGGTGGCTTAGATTGCGCGTATCTGATGTTTCTGGAGGTCGGAAGTCTGAAACCACATTCCCTGGGCCAAGCTCAAGTTGTTGTCAGGGCCGCGCCCCCTCGGGAGTCTCTGCGGCAGAATCTGTATCCCAGCTTCTAGAGCCTCCATTCTCAGAGCCACCAGTGCAGCCTCTTCaagcctccctctgcctccctctgcctccctctctctcatcggGACGGCTGGGATTACGGGGAGACACCAACTGGCCGATCCAGGATCGTCTCCCCACCTCAAGACCCTTAACTTGATCGCGTGTGCACAGTCTACTTTGTGATGCAAGGTTAACAGTCCCAGGCTCTGGGGGTCGGACCGGGCGATCTTTGGGGGCCGTTATTCGGCCTACCAGAAGGGTGACTGTAATGCGCTCCCTGCATTCACCGACTTTACCATCCGTAGATACAAATGTGTGAAGAGAGGCCTGGGAATGCGGAGCGGGGGGGTGGTTCGCTTTTGTTTCACGGGATTAGGGAGGActtgaaaaaggaggaaaagggtcTTGATGGGGTGTTAGGCAGAAGAGCATCAGCAGAGGTTAAAGGGCACGCTGAGCTGAGTGGCAAGTAATGCTGTGTAGACTCCCTGAAAGGTGCCTGGGGTTATGGCAAGAAATAGCGAAGGCAGAGGACCGGCGAGGGCCGTGTTGTGAAGTCTTGAACGATGAGCCCGGAGTTAGAAGTGAGCTTGTCAGGTTTCTGAGCTGGGGAAGTGTGGTTACAGGTGCCTCTCAGTCCTCGCAGGAGGAGAGGCtgatggggaagagaaaagatggGCGGGAAGGCAGGGGCTCTGATAATAGAAACGTTAAGGTTGCTTAAATTCAGCGGAGAAACAGAGTTCACAACAATCTTAGTGCCTTTCCGAAGGCAGCACTCCTACCAGAAGTTTTCTGTGCTCAGAGATCTAAAAGGAGCTGCGTGTATTCACAGAATTCACAGTGATATGGGGGCCGCAGATACGatgaaagtgtatttttttttttttcaacgtttatttatttttgggacagagagagacagagcatgaacgggggagggcagagagagagggagacacagaatcagaaacaggctccaggctctgagccatcagcccagagcccgacgcggggctcgaactcacggaccgcgagatcgtgacctggctgaagtcggacgcttaaccgactgcgccacccaggcgcccctgaaagtgtATTTTGAAcgtcacttcttttttaaaaaactggaacaTTACTGTCTTTTAAGCACAGAAGCAGGCATTCCTTGGATGATAGATAGATCCTATACAGGACTTGCAAACAAATCCATTTCTTCCTGTGTAACTTTGGTAGTGACATCAAAAGAGGTGTAAGAACCATCAGTCTCATGCGAACTAAGTGTGCACTGGAGCACTGAAAtcctttatgtgtattttattgacCTTGAAATAAATTTCACGTCGGTTGCTTACAATGACAAGATTTTCTTTGTCCCTTTTCCCTCATCTAAACCTTGAAAAGAGAATTTCGCTTGTCCAGTGACCACTGTGTAAACCAAACACAAAACATACGTGCCTCctttaacaagtatttatagaATCCTTAATATTGTATTAAAGGCTATAAAGGTAGACAAAGGGACAGACTTATTTCCACTCTCCTGATACATAATTGGTACTAATATTCTTTTGAGTGAAATACTTCCTAAATGTCGTGAGATGGTATTTTGACCCCAGAGTTTGATGCTGACCCCCCAAAATTGCCATCCAACAGAAATACGATGTGAGccatttaagtaatttaaaagcATTCACActtcaaaaatagaaacagatgataaattttaatgatatattttatattaaccaAATATGGCTAAAATATTTCAACGTGTAATCaatgagaatattttatattttttgtactaCATCTTTAAAATCCAGTGTGTGTTTTATACTAGCACCCCTCCATTGGGACGCCACATTTTCACTGTTAATACTTCATCTATATTTAGATATAAAAACTGGAATTAAGCAGATTCACATAACCATGTTGTTCCAAACACACTCAAAACAAGCGTTCCAGACACATTTCTAACTTTTCTAATAACTGAATCGACATGTTATAAGATTAAAGTGAAAAACGTAGAATTTTACTTCCTCAGTGTAGCCACATTCCAAGTGCTCAGTGCTACATCTTATGGTTATGTCAGCACGTTACGTGACGTCTGTATGCACCGCGGTGATGTCACCGTGtcacgcgtgtgtgtgcgcactgCGGTCATGTTACCACGTCGTGTGTGTGCGCACCACGGTTATGGTAACATAAGTCGCCAGGTTGGAGAGTACAGCTCCCAGATGGTCTTCTCCCCAGGGTTACCTttgacattcatttaaaaaaataccgattttaggggcgcctgggtggcgcagtcggttaagcgtccgacttcagccaggtcacgatctcgcggtccgtgagttcgagccccgcgtcgggctctgggctgatggctcagagcctggagcctgtttccgattctgtgtctccctctctctctgcccctcccccgttcatgctctgtctctctctgtcccaaaaataaataaacgttgaaaaaaaaaattaaaaaaataccgaTTTTGGTCATACTTCTCATTTACCATGTAGCGAATATTCCGTTTCCTTCTGGTCCCAAATTCCTTTATTCTGCctaattctcctttctttccaaaatgtgcTCGTTCCTTGGGCATCATTGAGCTCACTGCACTGCACGGGTCCAGTATAATGAGTTCATTTCGGGGGCACAGCCCTCTCTTGAATCTCTGTTTCTATCATTCCACTGAAaccctgttttcttctgttttaatcaCCTGTAAGCCCCTTATAAGCACTTGGTAATTTTGGAGGCTCTCATATTATCCACTTTAATCCCCTGCAACTGTATTAAATAAGTAGGAGATCTGGTTTtaatcctgttttacagatgaagacatatCCGCCAGGAGGTGTATATATTTGCCCAAGTCATATAGACAGGGGTAAGCTGAGtcagaatttgtatttcttcacTTTTGTTCTGTGGCCTTTTCTACTCTACGGGGACCCAATCGAATGTCAGGCCCCTCTCTTACCAGTTCCATGCAACTCTATGCTGTACCGTAGACATCCTCAGAAAgttcttggcattttttttttaattacctctAATATTAGCTGAGATTACCTGAAGTTCCTAGGAAATTGGCTTGTTACAACCGTGTTTATAAAAAATTGATTGACAATACTCATTTTAATAATGGGATTCTTGGCTTCATTTAAAGTACTGTCTTGCAGTGAGTTGGCCAGGAGGACCGCATCTCCTTGTTTATGTATATGTAGACCcaagagagaaatgggaagagagCGATTACAATGGCAGTAGCCAACTGAATTCTTCCACCAACTGGATTCCTATAAAGACACACAGGAATGATTATCAGTAAAAATCCAATAACATTTATGGATTGCTTTGGAAACAAATATAAAGGTTGAATTTGGTGAACACATTTTTATAggactttttcttaatttttattggaCTATAGCTTATTGATTTGtgggagttcttttttttattttttaccttttataaaatgtctatttatttttgagagagagagcatgaggtgcggagggacagagagagagacatagcaggctccaggctgagctgtcaccacaaagccccaggttgggctcaaacccaccaaccgtgaggtcatgacctgagctgaagttggacacttaaccaactgagccacccgggtgccccgggaGTTCTTTATTCTTAGTGCACATCTTTGTTGTTTATCTATGTTGCAAATAGCTTTTCCCACTCCTATAATGATGTCTTTTGAGGAACTGAAGTCACTGATTAATTAGGCAGTGTGACAATCGATCTTTTCCTAATGATTTCTGTATCCTGTTTAAGAAAACTTTTCCTCCCCAAGGTCTTGGAGATTTGGGGTTATCTTCTTTAAAAGGCTCACTGTTTTGCTTCTCACATTAGATCTGTAATCCACCTGGAACGGCTGTTTATGAAAGTCAGGTGGGGGAAAGTTCGGCCACATGGGCATTCCGTTGAGCCAGCAGGACTTGCTGAGAAGTCTGCCTTTCTTTGCCGCACCTGTACTGCCGCAGTCAGGAGTCAAGGGTCTACCTGTGCGTGGATGGACCTGTTTCTAGATCTACTCTTTCATTAGTCTTACCCTTTTCCCAGTACAGGTTT contains:
- the ADPRM gene encoding manganese-dependent ADP-ribose/CDP-alcohol diphosphatase isoform X3; this translates as MPEFLASGVELGFSGSSAPSTRCTSDHFQKSRVEVMDDKPGPGPLSETSEFLFSFGVIADIQYADLEDGYNFQGNRRRYYRHSLLHLQGAIEHWNTEGSPPRCVLQLGDIIDGYNAQYKASEKSLELVMNTFQMLKVPVHHTWGNHEFYNFSRNYLTNSKLNTKFLEDQIVHHPETVPSENYYAYHFVPFPQFRFILLDAYDLSVLGVDQSSAKYQQCLKILKGHNPNSELNSPQGLSEPQFVQFNGGFSQEQLNWLNEVLTFSDTNQEKVVIVRTVESHVRTQ
- the ADPRM gene encoding manganese-dependent ADP-ribose/CDP-alcohol diphosphatase isoform X2, which translates into the protein MDDKPGPGPLSETSEFLFSFGVIADIQYADLEDGYNFQGNRRRYYRHSLLHLQGAIEHWNTEGSPPRCVLQLGDIIDGYNAQYKASEKSLELVMNTFQMLKVPVHHTWGNHEFYNFSRNYLTNSKLNTKFLEDQIVHHPETVPSENYYAYHFVPFPQFRFILLDAYDLSVLGVDQSSAKYQQCLKILKGHNPNSELNSPQGLSEPQFVQFNGGFSQEQLNWLNEVLTFSDTNQEKVVIVSHLPIYPEASDSVCLAWNYRDALAVIWSHRCVVCFFAGHTHDGGYSEDPFGVHHVNLEGVIETAPDSQAFGTVYVYPDKMMLKGRGRVPDRIMNYKRENAFRC
- the ADPRM gene encoding manganese-dependent ADP-ribose/CDP-alcohol diphosphatase isoform X1; translated protein: MPEFLASGVELGFSGSSAPSTRCTSDHFQKSRVEVMDDKPGPGPLSETSEFLFSFGVIADIQYADLEDGYNFQGNRRRYYRHSLLHLQGAIEHWNTEGSPPRCVLQLGDIIDGYNAQYKASEKSLELVMNTFQMLKVPVHHTWGNHEFYNFSRNYLTNSKLNTKFLEDQIVHHPETVPSENYYAYHFVPFPQFRFILLDAYDLSVLGVDQSSAKYQQCLKILKGHNPNSELNSPQGLSEPQFVQFNGGFSQEQLNWLNEVLTFSDTNQEKVVIVSHLPIYPEASDSVCLAWNYRDALAVIWSHRCVVCFFAGHTHDGGYSEDPFGVHHVNLEGVIETAPDSQAFGTVYVYPDKMMLKGRGRVPDRIMNYKRENAFRC